One window of Rasiella rasia genomic DNA carries:
- a CDS encoding carboxymuconolactone decarboxylase family protein produces MANPVEDFNAYRSKMNEKMMADNNKIVKRIFNLDTNAFAEGALSKRTKELLGLGNSLVLRCDDCVKYHLETCYNLNISKEEVVEAMSVSLLIGGTIVIPHLRRAFEYWEALENTNS; encoded by the coding sequence ATGGCAAATCCCGTTGAAGATTTTAATGCCTATCGTTCTAAAATGAACGAAAAAATGATGGCAGACAATAATAAAATTGTCAAACGTATTTTTAATTTAGACACCAATGCCTTTGCTGAAGGTGCCCTCTCAAAAAGAACGAAAGAGCTTCTCGGATTGGGTAACAGTCTTGTACTACGCTGCGACGATTGTGTAAAATATCATTTAGAGACCTGTTACAACCTCAACATTTCCAAAGAAGAGGTTGTTGAAGCCATGAGCGTTTCTTTACTTATTGGCGGTACTATTGTTATACCTCATCTACGTAGAGCTTTTGAATATTGGGAAGCCTTAGAGAACACTAATTCATAA
- the tatC gene encoding twin-arginine translocase subunit TatC, which translates to MTAKTHTNVEKEMSFLDHLEELRWHLIRSTIAVVVVATVAFIAKEFIFDIIILGPKSSDFPTYKLLCRAATELGFEDNFCFKEESFRIQSRTPAGQFSAHIWTSITAGFIIAFPYILYEFWKFVSPGLRNNERKNSRGFIIIASILFFIGVCFGYFVVTPLTINFLGSYKVSEVVFNDFDLSSYIGLVRASVLASGLIFELPIIIYFLTKVGLVTPPLLKKYRKFALVGVLIVSAIITPPDIASQVIVAVPVLILYEISIVISKVVVRKQNKKMKADGKSR; encoded by the coding sequence ATGACGGCCAAAACGCACACCAATGTTGAGAAAGAGATGTCTTTTTTAGACCATCTTGAAGAATTACGATGGCATCTTATTCGTTCTACCATAGCTGTGGTAGTTGTAGCTACCGTCGCTTTTATCGCTAAAGAGTTTATCTTTGACATAATTATTTTAGGTCCAAAAAGTTCAGACTTCCCAACGTATAAATTATTATGTAGAGCCGCAACCGAACTAGGCTTTGAAGATAATTTCTGTTTCAAAGAAGAAAGTTTCAGAATTCAAAGTAGAACACCTGCAGGGCAATTTTCGGCACATATTTGGACTTCAATTACCGCGGGATTTATTATCGCTTTTCCTTACATCCTCTATGAGTTTTGGAAATTTGTAAGCCCAGGTTTACGAAATAACGAACGTAAAAACAGTCGTGGATTTATCATCATCGCCTCTATCTTATTCTTTATTGGCGTTTGTTTCGGATATTTTGTGGTTACTCCTCTCACCATTAACTTTTTAGGAAGTTACAAAGTGAGTGAAGTAGTTTTTAACGATTTCGACTTAAGTAGCTATATTGGTCTTGTACGAGCTTCGGTACTAGCTAGCGGACTGATTTTTGAGCTTCCAATTATAATTTATTTCCTGACCAAAGTAGGGCTGGTTACTCCGCCTCTATTAAAAAAATACAGGAAATTTGCGCTAGTGGGCGTACTAATTGTGTCTGCAATCATTACCCCTCCAGATATTGCTAGCCAAGTAATTGTGGCAGTACCAGTGCTTATTCTTTATGAAATTAGTATTGTGATTTCAAAAGTTGTAGTGCGCAAACAAAACAAAAAAATGAAAGCTGATGGCAAATCCCGTTGA